In the genome of Sinorhizobium chiapasense, the window GCATACTTGCGCGCGTAGTTCTGCGGCGACCAGCCGCGCCAGGTGATCGGCGCATCGACGACTACCGTCTCCGGGGTCATGCCCTTTTCCATCGCCGCGGCGTAAGTATAGACCTTGAAGGAAGAGCCCGGCTGCCGCAGCGCCCGTGTTGCCCGATTGAACTGGCTTTCGCCATAGTCGCGGCCGCCGACCATGGCACGTACGGAACCGCCGTTTTCCACCATGACCACGGCGCCCTGCTTCACCTTGTAGCTTTCGCCATATTGCCGGAGGCTCGACTCGACCGAGTCCTCGGCTGCCTGTTGCAGACCCATGTCGATCGTCGTGCGCACGATCAGGGAGTGTTGCGCGAAGGGGGCGGCGATACGTTGGGCTTCGTCAAAAGCCCAGTCGAGGAAGAAGTCGGGCGCCTTGACCTGGGCGCGATCGATCACAGTCGCGGGATTAAGGCGAGCGGCAATCACTTGGCCCTCGGTCATCAGGCCGCCCTGAACCATGTTGGTGAGAACCTCATTGGCGCGGCCGCGTGCGGCCGGCAGGTTCACGTGCGGCGCATAGCGGGCCGGAGCCTTGAAAAGGCCGGCGAGCATAGCGGATTCGGCGAGATTGATGTCGGTGATCGCCTTGCCGAAATAGAACTGCGCCGCCGCCGCCGCTCCGAAGGTGCCGCCGCCCATGTAGGCGCGGTCGAGATAGAGGCGCAAGATTTCCTTCTTTGACAGGTTGCATTCCAGCCAGACGGCGAGGAAGGCTTCCTTGATCTTGCGCTCGATCGTGCGTTCGTTCGACAGGAACAGGTTCTTGGCAAGCTGCTGGGTGAGGGTCGAGCCGCCCTGGACCACGCCTCCCGCCCGGGCATTCTCGGTCATGGCGCGCGCCAGACCGAGAAAATCGATGCCCCAGTGATCGAAGAAACGCCGATCCTCGGTGGCGAGAACCGCCTTGATGAGATGGTCCGGCAGTTCGTCGATCGGAGCCGAGTCTTCATGAATAATGCCGCGGTGGCCGATCTCATTGCCGTAACGGTCGAGGAAGGTCACCGCAAAGTCGCTCTGGGCGCGCCAATTGCCTTTGGTTTCCTCAAACGCCGGAAGGGCCAGAGCCAGCATCAGCACCGAGCCGGCCGTCCCCCACGTTGCCGTTTCGCCAAGCACTTCGAAAAGAGCTCTCTTCCAGCCGCGTACGCGAAAGCGACGGAAGAAGATGGTCGTCTCTTCCCACCATTCAGCCAGCCGGAATCCGGCATTCCACACCGTCGAGTCGATCCAGGAATCGATTCTGAGAAAGATGTGTCGCCTCTTCGGCCGGTTGTCCTCTTTCCTCGGTTCCTGCACGGCGTTCTCGTTCCGAAGGTTCGCTTGCCCTGCAATGATATTTGCACGAGGCGAGTTTCCAATCTACTTGCATATCGCGCTGCCGGCCTTAAAAAACCGGCAATTTTCTGCAAATCTTCCATGTCGGCATGGAACGGACGAAAGTGTGACATGATGGGCGAAATGCCTTTCTGGAAAACCAAAAGCCTTGAAGAAATGAGCAATGCCGAGTGGGAAAGCCTCTGTGACGGCTGCGGGCTCTGTTGCCTGAACAAGCTCGAGGACTGGGATACGGGCGAGATCGCGTGGACGTCGATCCGCTGTACTCTGCTCGATGGTGAAAGCTGTCGCTGCAAGGATTACGACAACAGGCAGGCCACCGTGCCCGACTGCATTCAGCTGACCCCGAAAGTGGTGCATGAGATCTCATGGCTGCCGCCGACCTGCGCCTATCGGCTGATCGGCGAGGGGAGGGATCTCTATTGGTGGCATCCGCTCGTGTCCGGCGATCCGGAAACCGTCCATGCGGCAGGCATATCCGTGCGGGGCCGCACCGTTGCGGAGGATGGTATCGATGTCGAGGATTATGAAGACTACCTGGTTACCTGGCCGCTGGAAGTAGGCCTGGAACCGGTCCGTTAAGCGCTAACGCGTCCTTTGGGCGGGGCGAAGGATCAGGCGCCACCGTTCTTCTTCACGAGGCTTTTCGGCGCGACGTTGCGCCATGCGGTTTCCATGGACTGCCGGACAAGCTCCTCGTCGGCGTCGACAAAATAGAACGACGTCCAGCCGCGTTCTCCCCAGCCGCCGGGGACCGCGGCGCAAACTCCGGGCTCCATTTCCAATAACATACGCTGCTGGTCGGGCGTGAACTTGAAGACCGCGCGGCCTGCCTCCGGCAGGGACATGAAAATCCGCTTGCCCACACGAAAATCCCGCGTTCCGAAATGGGCATTCTCTTGAGTTCCGGGCAGGCTGAGCGCCAGCTTTTCGAGCTCTTCGGTCAGCATTGCGGAAGAGTAACATGGAATTGTGGATTGGTAAAAAGGCCGAGAAGCCTCCGTCGTCGACGGTCAACAAGAGCTGCGGCGCCTTTTTTGAGGAATGGCACCGCTGGTAGAACGGTGTTCTTTCAGCGGTGCAGGAATGTCATTCTGCAGGCGGAACGGGCTTTTGTGCAGTCTCGCCAGCCGTGCGCATCTCGCGCCACTCGTTCTCGAAACGATCGAGAAGCGATTGCGGAATCCTGGATTGCGGTAGTGCGGGCTGTTTGTTCGCGAGCGTCTGCATCCGTTTCTCCTGGCTTCATGACGGTTAAAGGATGCAAGACCATTTCACATCGTAAATACTTTGTAAATCAGTGGTTTAAATCATTTAAACGATTGAAAATTCTTTAAATCGATTAATGTTCGATTGCTCCACAATTTTATTCTTGAACCACTTGGACGGGGGGAACACAACCGGAAAACGGTGCGTTTTCAAACCCTTGAGCAAATATGCGGGCTTACTTCCGGAGATCGCTGGTTCGGCCTCTGAAGGATCGGACTCAATTCTTGAAAAAACGGCCGCAAGCGATTCAGATGAATCGCGAATTCGGGAAGAATTAAAGCGCCGGGTGGGCGTCCAGCCTCCAAAAGGAGCGATCGCGGTTCGTGTACTCGTAAGCATCTCCTGCAAAAATCTCAACAAAGCCACTGTCCAGGGTGGTCGGCGAACGGTGGTGCCGGTCAAGTTGCGCGATCTTTCGCAACCGGAGGAATCGTTGCAATCTACGGTCGTTTTCCTGCGTGACGGTACCGTCGCCGGGGGGGCGTGCTGCATCCGACATTCATTTGCCATTCAGCCTGTATCAGTTAATGATTTTCGCCATGATGCTTCCCAAGTCGAAAGTGCGTTCATGTCTTCACCAGTGATCATAGCCGCGCTTGCCGCAGGCCTGGCGGGCTTGTCGCCGCCTGCCATCAACGTGCCTTCGGCTGTTGTCCGCGCGGCTGGCGATTGCAGCGCTGCCGCCGCGCAAGTGGTTGCCGAGACGGGTGGAGAACTGCTCTCCGCCCAGCCGACATCCGACGGCCAATGCGTGATCACGGTGCTTATCCCGGGCAACGGTGGGCGGCCGAAGAAGGTGACGGTGAAGGTGCCGATGTAGGCTGCTTGCGGGCGACCTACGAGCAAGGGAAATGAACGCAGATGCGCATTCTTATAGTCGAGGACGACGCTAACCTGAACCGGCAGCTTGCCGACGCCTTGAAAGAAGCCGGTTACGTCGTCGACCAGGCCTTCGACGGTGAGGAGGGCCACTATCTTGGCGATGCGGAACCCTATGACGCCGTGATCCTCGACATTGGCCTGCCGGAGATGGACGGCATTACCGTTCTGGAGAAGTGGCGCGGTGACGGCAAGACCATGCCGGTCCTGATTTTGACCGCACGCGACCGCTGGAGCGACAAGGTGGCCGGTATCGACGCCGGCGCCGATGACTATGTGGCCAAGCCCTTCCATGTGGAAGAGGTTCTTGCCCGGATCCGCGCATTGATCCGGCGAGCCGCGGGACATGCGAGTTCCGAGATCGTCTGCGGTCCCGTGCGGCTCGATACCAAGGGCTCCAAGGCGACCGTTCGCGGCGTGCCGCTGAAGCTCACGTCGCATGAGTTCCGGCTGCTCTCCTACCTGATGCACCATATGGGGCAGGTGGTATCGCGCACGGAGTTGGTCGAACACATGTATGATCAGGATTTTGACCGGGACTCCAACACGATCGAAGTGTTCGTTGGTCGGTTGCGCAAGAAGATCGGCAACGACCTGATCGAAACGGTCCGCGGCCTCGGATATCGCATGCAAGCGCCCGGCAATGGCAATTAGATCGCTCACGGCCCGCGTACTGGCGGTTTCGACCGTTTGGGCCGTCGTCGCCCTCGTTGTGATCGGAGTGGTTATCTCCGCGCTGTACAGGCAAGGGTCTGAGCGCGGCTTCCAGGATCTGCTGCGCGCACAGCTCTACAATGTCATCAACTCGATTTCCGTTAACGAGAGGGCCGTTCTGTCCGGAAGTCCGCAACTCGGCGACCTTCGTTTCTCCCAGCCCCAGACTGGATGGTACTGGATCGTCGAACCGATCGGTGAATTTGATACGCCACCACTCTTGTCGACGTCTCTCGGCTCCGCGAAACTGCCGATTGCCAGTATCGAAGAAGTCCCCTTCGATATTCGCTACGAGCGCTTCTACACGACCATGGATCCGTTCGGAAACGAGGTCGAGGTGGCCGAAACCGAGGTCGTGCTCGACATTCAGGGACATGCCGCCCGCTTCCGCGTCGCGGGCAATCGCGATGTGCTGGAGGCGGATATCGATCGCTTCACCCGCAATCTCACCATCGCGCTGTCGATCTTCGGTCTCGGCGGCCTTGGCGTCAATGCGCTGACGATTCTGTTCGGCCTCAGGCCACTCGACCAAGTGCGCCGCTCCCTTGAAAAGATCCGCGCGGGCGAGAGCGAGCGCCTGGACGGTGCTTTCCCGCGTGAGATCCAGCCGCTTGCCAACGAGGTGAACGCCCTGATCGACAGCAATCGCCGCATCATCGAGCGGGCGCGCATGCAGGTCGGCAACCTTGCCCATTCGCTGAAGACGCCGATCGCAGTTCTGCTCAACGAAGCGCGTGTGTTGGAAGTACCGCATGGGGAATTGGTGAAGACGCAGGCCGATGCCATGCAGACCCAGGTGCAAATCTATCTCAGCCGCGCGCGTATCGCCGCGCAGCGCGGCTCGATCCTCGCCAGAACCGAGGCTCAGCCCGCGCTCGAACGGCTTGTCCGGGTAATGCGGCGGCTCAATCCGGATAGGCAGTTCAGCCTGTCGATCAATCCGCCTGGTTTGATATTGGCGATGGAGCAGCAGGACGTCGAGGAAACGGTCGGCAATTTGCTCGAAAACGCCGCGCGGCACGCACGCGAGCATGTCTGTCTGAGTGTGCGGCCCGCCCCGGAAGACGTGCACGGCAAGGATCAGGGCCGGCACTGGATCGTACTCGACGTCGATGACGACGGTCCGGGGCTCAATCCGGACCAGATCGCCTTGGCAATGAAGCGTGGCAAAAGGCTTGATGAGAGCAAGCCCGGCACTGGGCTTGGACTTTCGATCGTGAGTGAAATTGTCGGAGAATATCAAGGCACGATCGAACTTTCGCGGCGCGACGAAGGAGGATTGCGGGCGCAACTCGTTTTGCCTGCTGCGGTTTAGCGGCCACACCGCGGCCGAAAATGCCGATGCCCTGAGAGGGTGTGGTTGCTTGACGCGCTGGGGAGTGCAAAAAGAAAATCGACGGGGTGCCACCTGTCCGCTGCCGGATGTGCGGGAAGGCGGAGAAGGTGGTTTGCGTTGAAGTTGAGTTGTCGGGGGATCATGAGGAACCACGCAGTAATGGCACGAGCCCTTGTCGCCAGCGGTAGGATCGCCGTCATCGCGTCTGCCGTCGCGCTGGCTGGTTGCGGTACGGCATCGAACGGCCAGCGTGGGGCCGTCTCAGGTCTTTCTGCGACCGCAACGCGAGGAGCGTCGTCGACAGCCTATATCGCCGCCCTGCAGGGTGGCGTCATCGCGCGCCTCGATGGCATCGATCTCGGCAAGTCTGATCGGCAGAGGGCGCTCGAGGCCGAGTACCGGGCGCTGGAGGCGGCACCGGGCGGGCAGCCGGTCGTGTGGGAGGGACGCGGCGTCAGCGGCTCCGTCGTCGCCGCGGCACCCTTTCAGGTCGGTTCACAGAATTGCCGGCAATACAGCCACACGGTGACCGCTAAAGGACAGCAAACGACCGCGCGCGGAGCGGCGTGCCGCAATTCCGATGGAACGTGGACGCCGCTGACGTGAACTACGGCATGCCCCTTAAATGGTGGCCGAACTAGAGCAATTCCAGGAAAAGTGTGTAACGGTTTTCCGTCCGGAATTGCGTAATTTCAAATAGTTAGATCATTTCACTGTTTCAAAGAAACAATGAAATGATCTCGGATAAAAACACGCAGCGATTCAAAGTGCCACAGCGTCCTTTGCGCGCCTGATAAGATGCGCGGCGCTGTAGCAGCGTCACTTCGGTGACGCGCCCTTGGTCTGCCAAACCATCGACGTACACGGGCGACCTTGCGGCGAAACGCCTCAAATCTCCGTCATTGCCTGTTTTCGAGTTGGAATGGCACGGGGCTCATAGTATTTCCCCTGCATGTTGTTTTGGATCCTCGTCGCTATCTTGACGGCGGCAACCGCTGCCGTGCTCGTTCTCCCGCTGATACGGGCAGCGGCACCGCTTTCGTCTCCCCACAGCCATGACATCGAAGTTTATCGCGATCAGCTCGAGGAAGTGACGCGGGATCAGAAGTCCGGCCTGATCAGCGGCGAGGACGCGGAACTCGCCAGGGCGGAGATCGCGCGACGGCTGCTTGCGGCAAGCGCCGCGGACGCGCCCATCAAGGAGAGCGGTCCGAAATCTCTGCGCTCGAACCGCGTCGCGCAGCTCTTCGTTCTTGTCTGTCTTCCGGCCGTGGGGCTTTGCCTCTATCTCCTTACCGGCAGTCCCGGCGTGCCAGCGCAACCGCTTGCAGCCAGGCTCGCCAATCCGGGTGACGATATCAACATTTTGATTGCACGGGCCGAGAACCATCTCG includes:
- a CDS encoding MmcQ/YjbR family DNA-binding protein; translation: MLTEELEKLALSLPGTQENAHFGTRDFRVGKRIFMSLPEAGRAVFKFTPDQQRMLLEMEPGVCAAVPGGWGERGWTSFYFVDADEELVRQSMETAWRNVAPKSLVKKNGGA
- the feuN gene encoding two-component system FeuPQ modulator FeuN; protein product: MSSPVIIAALAAGLAGLSPPAINVPSAVVRAAGDCSAAAAQVVAETGGELLSAQPTSDGQCVITVLIPGNGGRPKKVTVKVPM
- a CDS encoding YcgN family cysteine cluster protein, which gives rise to MGEMPFWKTKSLEEMSNAEWESLCDGCGLCCLNKLEDWDTGEIAWTSIRCTLLDGESCRCKDYDNRQATVPDCIQLTPKVVHEISWLPPTCAYRLIGEGRDLYWWHPLVSGDPETVHAAGISVRGRTVAEDGIDVEDYEDYLVTWPLEVGLEPVR
- a CDS encoding transglycosylase domain-containing protein, with the translated sequence MQEPRKEDNRPKRRHIFLRIDSWIDSTVWNAGFRLAEWWEETTIFFRRFRVRGWKRALFEVLGETATWGTAGSVLMLALALPAFEETKGNWRAQSDFAVTFLDRYGNEIGHRGIIHEDSAPIDELPDHLIKAVLATEDRRFFDHWGIDFLGLARAMTENARAGGVVQGGSTLTQQLAKNLFLSNERTIERKIKEAFLAVWLECNLSKKEILRLYLDRAYMGGGTFGAAAAAQFYFGKAITDINLAESAMLAGLFKAPARYAPHVNLPAARGRANEVLTNMVQGGLMTEGQVIAARLNPATVIDRAQVKAPDFFLDWAFDEAQRIAAPFAQHSLIVRTTIDMGLQQAAEDSVESSLRQYGESYKVKQGAVVMVENGGSVRAMVGGRDYGESQFNRATRALRQPGSSFKVYTYAAAMEKGMTPETVVVDAPITWRGWSPQNYARKYAGRVTLMNALARSINTVPVRLAKDKLGTEIIAATAKKMGVETPIRTDKTMPLGTSEVTVLDQATAYAVFPAGGLQSRRHGISQILNYDGDILYDFGRDAPPAQRVLSEQATLSMNRILTQIPVMGTARRAALDKGIVTGGKTGTTQAYRDAWFIGFTGDYTTAVWFGNDDYTSTDEMTGGSLPAMTFKRLMDYAEQGIEHRAIPGIDNPLPDATKEPAAVADAKPDENALPPLVRPRSLSAEVTRLLKAIGATFEKASPLKAPEKNSGRVAVLETPTNNSPERVTANATSN
- the feuP gene encoding two-component system response regulator FeuP gives rise to the protein MRILIVEDDANLNRQLADALKEAGYVVDQAFDGEEGHYLGDAEPYDAVILDIGLPEMDGITVLEKWRGDGKTMPVLILTARDRWSDKVAGIDAGADDYVAKPFHVEEVLARIRALIRRAAGHASSEIVCGPVRLDTKGSKATVRGVPLKLTSHEFRLLSYLMHHMGQVVSRTELVEHMYDQDFDRDSNTIEVFVGRLRKKIGNDLIETVRGLGYRMQAPGNGN
- a CDS encoding ATP-binding protein, which produces MAIRSLTARVLAVSTVWAVVALVVIGVVISALYRQGSERGFQDLLRAQLYNVINSISVNERAVLSGSPQLGDLRFSQPQTGWYWIVEPIGEFDTPPLLSTSLGSAKLPIASIEEVPFDIRYERFYTTMDPFGNEVEVAETEVVLDIQGHAARFRVAGNRDVLEADIDRFTRNLTIALSIFGLGGLGVNALTILFGLRPLDQVRRSLEKIRAGESERLDGAFPREIQPLANEVNALIDSNRRIIERARMQVGNLAHSLKTPIAVLLNEARVLEVPHGELVKTQADAMQTQVQIYLSRARIAAQRGSILARTEAQPALERLVRVMRRLNPDRQFSLSINPPGLILAMEQQDVEETVGNLLENAARHAREHVCLSVRPAPEDVHGKDQGRHWIVLDVDDDGPGLNPDQIALAMKRGKRLDESKPGTGLGLSIVSEIVGEYQGTIELSRRDEGGLRAQLVLPAAV